A stretch of Candidatus Omnitrophota bacterium DNA encodes these proteins:
- the secD gene encoding protein translocase subunit SecD, with translation MNRGLQWKLLGIIAITAACIYLIWPPFAIKDKDGQLIQKGKINLGLDLQGGMHVLLKVDTSKLPLETRKDAIDRAMEIIRNRVDQFGVGEMAIQRSGKDNLIVQLPGVTDRERALEIIGKTAHLEFKIVSDNVEDLKKAIAKESVEGYELKYLEGERAGREPLLIAKDASLTGDLLVNAKTEFSSRGFGEPYVSITLNSKGAELFANVTATNVGKRLAIVLDGKVVSAPVIREAIPSGQAQISGNFSVNEANDLSVILRAGALPAPVVVEEERTVGPLLGADSVKSGMKAAIIGTLLVVGFMIFYYRLAGVVADMALVLNVLIILAALSLFKGTLTLPGIAGLILTIGMSVDANVLVYERIREELKLGKTLRAAIASGYHRALSAIVDSNLTTIVAAALIFKFGTGPIRGFAVTLTIGLIANLFTAVTCTRVIFEVMCDQFNLMKLKFLQLFPETKIDFIGKRRICYIFSAVFIIGGIVLFAMRGDKNYGVDFSGGTLEQLMFDKPVKMDDVRRVLKGIGHGDASIQQFGNPREVIIRTQENISTKMNNAFKEELKDNAFQVLKVESVGPAVGRNLRQNALISLCLGLAGIAIYVMFRFDLKYGIAGVIALIHDVFVAIGAMAFTHRQFDLTIVAALLTIAGYSINDTVVIYDRIRENLRIVKKGTFSDIVNLSVNQMLGRTVLTTGVTMLAVVALLVFGGEVLNNFSFCIFVGFLTGVYSTVYIASPMVISWHHVRILKKK, from the coding sequence ATGAATAGAGGTCTTCAGTGGAAACTGCTGGGAATAATAGCGATCACCGCGGCATGTATATATCTTATATGGCCTCCCTTTGCGATAAAGGATAAAGACGGCCAGCTAATTCAAAAAGGTAAAATAAACCTCGGCCTTGACTTACAGGGTGGTATGCATGTCCTGCTTAAGGTCGACACTTCAAAGCTTCCTCTTGAAACAAGAAAAGACGCGATCGACAGGGCCATGGAGATCATACGGAACAGGGTAGACCAGTTCGGTGTGGGAGAGATGGCGATCCAGAGATCGGGTAAAGATAATCTCATAGTTCAGCTCCCCGGAGTCACCGACAGGGAGCGTGCGCTTGAGATCATAGGTAAGACCGCGCACCTTGAATTTAAGATAGTCTCGGACAATGTCGAGGACCTTAAGAAGGCTATCGCGAAAGAATCCGTTGAAGGGTATGAGCTCAAGTATCTGGAAGGAGAGCGCGCCGGAAGAGAGCCCCTTCTTATTGCAAAAGACGCCAGCCTTACAGGTGATCTTCTGGTGAACGCGAAGACCGAATTCAGCTCGAGAGGTTTTGGCGAGCCTTACGTATCGATCACATTGAACTCGAAGGGCGCGGAGCTCTTCGCGAATGTGACAGCAACGAATGTGGGGAAGAGGCTGGCGATAGTTCTCGATGGTAAGGTGGTATCGGCTCCTGTTATACGCGAAGCGATCCCTTCGGGCCAGGCCCAGATCAGCGGCAATTTCTCCGTGAACGAAGCCAACGACCTTTCCGTTATCCTGAGGGCCGGCGCTCTGCCGGCGCCTGTAGTGGTGGAAGAGGAGAGGACTGTCGGGCCGCTGCTTGGAGCGGACTCTGTAAAGAGCGGTATGAAGGCGGCGATCATCGGCACTCTGCTTGTTGTGGGTTTTATGATATTCTACTATCGCCTGGCGGGAGTGGTTGCCGATATGGCGCTGGTATTGAACGTGCTTATCATACTGGCGGCGCTTTCGCTATTTAAAGGGACATTGACACTCCCCGGCATCGCGGGCTTGATATTGACCATAGGTATGTCCGTTGACGCTAACGTCCTTGTGTATGAACGTATACGTGAGGAATTGAAGCTCGGCAAAACTCTTCGTGCCGCGATAGCCTCCGGCTACCACAGGGCGCTCTCCGCGATCGTTGACTCTAACTTAACGACTATAGTCGCGGCGGCTCTCATATTCAAGTTTGGAACCGGCCCAATAAGAGGTTTCGCCGTTACGCTTACAATAGGCCTCATAGCAAACCTCTTTACAGCAGTGACGTGCACGCGGGTCATATTCGAAGTGATGTGCGACCAGTTCAATCTGATGAAACTCAAATTTTTACAGCTCTTTCCCGAGACCAAGATAGACTTTATCGGCAAGAGAAGGATATGCTATATCTTTTCGGCAGTATTTATCATAGGCGGTATCGTGCTCTTTGCGATGCGCGGCGATAAAAATTATGGTGTAGACTTCTCGGGCGGGACGTTGGAGCAGTTGATGTTCGATAAACCGGTGAAGATGGATGATGTCAGGCGTGTATTGAAAGGCATAGGACACGGAGACGCGTCCATACAGCAATTTGGTAATCCGCGGGAGGTCATAATAAGGACACAGGAGAATATTTCGACGAAGATGAACAATGCGTTCAAGGAGGAGCTGAAGGATAACGCCTTTCAGGTGTTGAAGGTTGAAAGTGTCGGTCCGGCTGTTGGCAGGAACTTAAGACAGAACGCACTGATAAGTCTTTGCCTGGGGCTTGCCGGCATAGCGATCTATGTTATGTTCAGGTTTGATCTAAAATACGGAATAGCTGGCGTAATAGCGCTTATACATGACGTATTTGTCGCGATAGGCGCCATGGCATTTACGCACAGACAATTTGACCTTACCATAGTTGCGGCGCTCCTTACCATTGCCGGATATTCCATCAACGACACCGTCGTTATCTATGACAGGATAAGGGAGAACTTGCGTATTGTCAAAAAAGGAACCTTTAGCGACATTGTAAACTTAAGTGTTAACCAGATGCTGGGCAGGACCGTGCTCACTACCGGCGTTACGATGCTCGCGGTGGTGGCGCTCCTTGTTTTCGGCGGCGAAGTGCTGAACAACTTCTCGTTCTGCATATTCGTCGGCTTCCTTACGGGAGTCTATTCGACCGTTTACATCGCTAGCCCCATGGTAATATCATGGCATCATGTCAGGATATTAAAAAAGAAGTAA
- the yajC gene encoding preprotein translocase subunit YajC, whose product MNPVQSQLIAIILIFVVFYFLLIRPQKKAQDDHRKMIASLKKNDEIITSGGIHGIIANVKESTITLKVDDNVKVEVQKTSVASIKRKASE is encoded by the coding sequence ATGAATCCGGTACAATCGCAGTTGATAGCGATCATTCTAATATTTGTCGTGTTCTACTTTCTTCTGATCCGCCCGCAGAAAAAGGCGCAGGACGATCATAGGAAGATGATAGCGAGCCTGAAGAAGAATGATGAGATAATAACGTCCGGTGGCATTCATGGCATAATAGCCAATGTAAAGGAGTCCACCATTACCTTGAAAGTGGACGACAATGTAAAAGTAGAGGTCCAGAAAACGAGTGTCGCTTCCATAAAGCGCAAAGCTTCGGAATAA
- the tgt gene encoding tRNA guanosine(34) transglycosylase Tgt, whose amino-acid sequence MVFKLLHKDKSCGARLGLLTTAHGEIYTPVFMPVGTQGTVKTLSNDELKDIGAEIILGNAYHLYLRPGLDIIRKAGSLHKFMGWDRPILTDSGGYQVFSLAKLRKLSDDGAEFSSHIDGSRHILTPEKVIDIQQTLGSDIMMVFDECVHYPAAKDYVEQSLGLTTRWARRSKEHLDKLPAKGRQLLFGIVQGGTYLDLRKRAAEELLKIGFDGYAIGGVSVGESKDLIREIAGYTAALLPEGKPRYLMGVGMPQDILEAIALGSDMFDCVVPTRNGRNGQAFTFNGDIQLRNAEYKEDFSPIDEACDCFTCRTHTRSYIRHLFNTEELLGLRLVSLHNTHFYVKLIELSRKAIAEDRFASFKDEFAAKYNKADIRDIGT is encoded by the coding sequence ATAGTGTTTAAGCTTTTACATAAGGACAAGAGTTGTGGGGCGAGGCTGGGACTGCTCACAACGGCGCATGGTGAGATCTATACGCCCGTATTCATGCCGGTCGGAACACAGGGCACCGTCAAGACGCTCTCCAATGACGAACTGAAAGATATCGGCGCCGAGATAATCCTCGGTAATGCCTATCACCTTTATCTCAGACCCGGTCTGGACATAATAAGGAAAGCGGGAAGCCTTCATAAATTCATGGGTTGGGACCGGCCCATTCTCACCGATAGCGGCGGATATCAGGTATTCAGCCTGGCGAAACTGCGTAAATTGAGCGATGACGGAGCCGAATTCTCATCTCACATAGACGGTTCGAGGCATATTCTCACTCCTGAAAAAGTGATAGACATCCAGCAGACGCTCGGAAGCGATATAATGATGGTATTCGACGAGTGTGTGCATTATCCGGCCGCAAAGGATTACGTGGAGCAATCGCTTGGGCTCACCACGAGATGGGCGCGCCGCTCAAAAGAGCATCTCGATAAATTGCCCGCCAAGGGTAGGCAACTCCTGTTCGGGATAGTACAGGGCGGCACTTACCTGGATCTTCGCAAGAGGGCAGCCGAAGAACTGCTTAAGATTGGCTTTGATGGCTATGCCATAGGAGGAGTGAGCGTAGGCGAGTCGAAGGATCTTATACGCGAGATCGCCGGATATACTGCGGCTTTATTGCCGGAAGGTAAGCCGCGCTATCTTATGGGCGTGGGCATGCCGCAGGATATATTGGAAGCCATAGCGCTGGGCTCGGACATGTTCGACTGCGTTGTCCCTACGCGCAATGGCCGCAACGGCCAGGCATTCACTTTTAACGGGGATATTCAATTAAGAAACGCCGAATACAAGGAAGATTTCAGTCCCATAGATGAGGCTTGCGATTGTTTTACATGCAGGACCCATACGCGATCCTATATCAGGCACCTTTTTAACACGGAAGAGCTCCTGGGTTTAAGGCTTGTTTCATTGCATAATACGCATTTCTATGTTAAACTAATAGAATTATCCCGTAAGGCTATAGCGGAAGACCGCTTTGCCTCTTTTAAGGATGAGTTTGCAGCTAAATATAACAAGGCCGATATCAGAGATATCGGCACTTAG
- the queA gene encoding tRNA preQ1(34) S-adenosylmethionine ribosyltransferase-isomerase QueA yields the protein MKLTEFDYELPRELIAQYPAGERDKCRLMVLDRSARTIVQRTFADIVEYFKKGDCLVLNNTKVIPARLFAKRKTGGKVEIFLLEKKDPISEVLLRPSLRVKEGEKIVLESGDEVEVMGRGNIGRFVKFSRPLDHILNEVGHVPLPPYISRRDELRDKNDYQTVYGVKEGATASPTAGLHFTDNILERIRAKGVKIVFVTLHTNYGTFRPIKCEDIEGHKMHEEYFELSQETADAVRRTKENGGAVFAVGTTTNRVLEHCRDSLKACSGHTDLFIYPGYKFKVVDHLITNFHLPCSTLLILASAFSGKEFIMEAYRKAIEEKYRFFSYGDATLIL from the coding sequence ATGAAGCTGACCGAATTTGACTATGAACTGCCGCGCGAATTGATCGCGCAATATCCCGCGGGTGAGAGGGATAAGTGCCGTCTTATGGTGCTGGACCGGTCGGCTCGGACTATCGTGCAGAGGACGTTCGCTGATATAGTCGAATATTTTAAGAAAGGCGATTGTCTGGTCCTGAATAATACGAAGGTTATCCCTGCGCGGCTCTTCGCCAAGCGCAAGACTGGCGGCAAAGTTGAGATTTTTTTGCTTGAGAAAAAAGATCCGATATCTGAGGTGCTCCTTAGGCCGTCCTTGAGGGTTAAGGAGGGCGAGAAGATCGTCCTTGAATCGGGCGACGAAGTTGAGGTTATGGGGAGAGGCAATATCGGGAGATTTGTGAAGTTCAGCAGGCCTCTCGATCATATTCTGAATGAGGTAGGGCACGTTCCGCTGCCGCCGTATATATCTCGAAGAGATGAGCTCCGGGATAAGAACGACTACCAGACTGTATATGGCGTGAAGGAGGGCGCTACAGCTAGCCCTACCGCGGGGCTGCATTTTACCGATAATATTCTGGAAAGAATAAGGGCTAAGGGCGTGAAGATAGTCTTTGTTACGCTCCATACCAATTACGGCACCTTCCGGCCCATAAAGTGTGAGGATATAGAAGGCCATAAGATGCATGAAGAATATTTCGAGCTGTCTCAGGAAACCGCTGATGCTGTGCGCCGGACAAAAGAGAATGGTGGGGCGGTATTTGCTGTCGGGACCACGACGAACCGTGTGCTCGAACACTGCAGGGACAGCCTTAAAGCATGCTCAGGCCACACAGATCTCTTCATCTATCCTGGTTATAAGTTTAAAGTGGTCGATCATCTGATAACTAACTTTCATCTGCCGTGTTCAACCCTTTTAATTTTAGCTTCAGCTTTTTCCGGTAAAGAGTTTATAATGGAGGCTTACCGGAAGGCCATAGAGGAAAAATATCGCTTCTTCAGCTACGGCGATGCCACTTTAATATTATGA
- the rodA gene encoding rod shape-determining protein RodA, translated as MIIDKRKYKDFDAILLTLAFVIFLIGLLAIHSATQAKNLTLHEGYAFRQLTWLGIGILFLAVTIRVSYHKILDIAYVLYIINILLLVLVLIMGHIRLGAQRWFSIGGFAFQPSEFMKISFILALSSYVGQKKGAMESLESLIIPFILFAVPFVLVLLQPDLGTALLLVPVFFAILLVGGAKPKYLIWAILLGLACMPVFWHFLRDYQKQRLLVFINPNVDPLGAGYTIIQSKIAVGSGGLIGKGWLNGTQNQLNFIPERHTDFIFSVIGEEWGFLGALALILLYLFIVHRAFNIGNLTSDRYGKCIATGIAVLLSLQVIINIGMTIGLMPVVGIPLPLVSYGGSSLLATLVAVGLLLNVGMRRSTF; from the coding sequence ATGATAATTGATAAAAGAAAATATAAAGACTTTGACGCGATCCTTCTTACGCTGGCATTTGTTATATTTCTGATAGGTCTTCTTGCCATCCACAGCGCGACTCAAGCGAAAAATCTTACCTTACACGAAGGCTATGCTTTTAGACAACTTACATGGCTGGGTATCGGTATCTTGTTCCTTGCGGTAACGATCAGGGTCTCGTATCATAAGATTTTGGATATCGCGTATGTATTATACATAATCAACATCTTGCTGCTTGTGCTGGTTCTTATAATGGGCCACATCAGGCTGGGCGCTCAGAGATGGTTTTCGATAGGGGGATTTGCTTTTCAGCCGTCTGAATTCATGAAGATAAGTTTTATATTGGCGCTTTCGTCTTATGTGGGACAGAAGAAGGGCGCGATGGAATCGCTTGAAAGCTTAATAATACCGTTCATTCTATTTGCCGTGCCGTTTGTGCTCGTTTTATTGCAGCCGGATCTGGGCACAGCGCTTCTTCTGGTGCCGGTATTCTTCGCGATACTTCTTGTCGGAGGGGCGAAGCCCAAATATCTTATATGGGCGATATTGCTTGGACTGGCATGTATGCCTGTATTCTGGCATTTTTTACGCGATTACCAGAAGCAGAGGCTCCTCGTATTCATAAATCCGAACGTCGATCCGCTGGGCGCGGGCTACACGATAATACAGTCTAAGATAGCGGTGGGCTCGGGCGGGCTCATCGGCAAAGGCTGGCTCAACGGAACACAGAATCAGCTCAATTTCATCCCAGAGAGGCACACGGATTTCATATTTTCGGTCATAGGCGAAGAGTGGGGATTTTTAGGCGCGCTCGCGCTAATTTTATTATATCTCTTTATTGTGCATCGGGCATTCAATATAGGAAATCTGACGAGCGACAGATACGGGAAGTGCATAGCCACAGGTATTGCGGTGCTTTTGAGCCTGCAGGTCATTATAAATATCGGAATGACCATAGGGCTAATGCCTGTAGTGGGGATTCCTCTTCCGCTTGTCAGTTACGGGGGATCGAGCCTTCTCGCGACCCTTGTCGCAGTCGGCCTACTGCTTAATGTCGGTATGAGACGTTCCACTTTCTGA
- the mrdA gene encoding penicillin-binding protein 2: protein MRDRFLISALSFLFVLIIIGLFYNQILMYGYYAKLSRNNSIRVIPIEGPRGNIFDRTGQPLVTSRLSFDAAIIYQEIGDRKKLMSLLSDQLGLSGAQIMDAFEKASGRSYEPVTIAEDIPKEKALALEEAGFDVSGIVIETRSRRNYLHKHFGSHIFGYLSEVTDNELETLKDYGYRMKDLIGRAGLEKYYESALRGVDGGTQIEVDSRGHQTRVLGLKEPASGQDLQLTIDFSMQIACDKLLGDRKGAIVVMDPRNGDILALASHPTFDPNVFVERGTSEERMKLLNDKTGRPMSNKAISGLYPPGSVFKIVTSSAALEQNKITRYTRFFCPGFYKLGHSQFNCWKDGGHGSQNVVEGIKNSCNVFFYNTGRALGVDRLESYTKLFGYGKPTGIDLTDEVGGIAPGREWKLFHKRGIWYEGETLNYAIGQGYLSVTPIQVLEMAAVMANNGNLVRPRLVRRVGSSDLPNQKPKSIGLKDETVQVVRMGLFEAVNNESGTAKRAKLEGATVAGKTGTAQNPQGRTHAWFCGFAPYNDPKVCLVVFLEHGGKGGLEPAEIARGIFAEAKQRGYL, encoded by the coding sequence ATGAGAGACCGCTTTCTTATATCAGCGCTGTCTTTTCTATTTGTTCTGATTATCATAGGACTTTTTTATAATCAGATCCTGATGTATGGGTATTATGCAAAGCTATCAAGAAATAATTCGATACGGGTGATACCGATAGAGGGGCCGCGCGGCAATATCTTCGACAGGACAGGGCAGCCGCTGGTCACGAGCAGGCTCTCTTTCGACGCGGCAATAATTTATCAGGAGATAGGGGACCGCAAGAAGCTGATGAGCCTTTTGAGCGATCAGCTCGGGCTTTCGGGCGCCCAGATCATGGATGCGTTCGAGAAGGCCAGCGGAAGGTCTTACGAGCCTGTGACTATAGCCGAAGATATCCCCAAAGAGAAGGCGCTTGCTCTCGAGGAAGCCGGTTTTGATGTGAGCGGCATTGTTATCGAGACGAGATCCAGGCGCAACTATCTTCATAAGCATTTCGGAAGCCATATATTCGGATATCTGAGTGAGGTTACCGATAATGAGCTTGAGACATTGAAAGATTATGGCTATAGAATGAAGGACCTTATAGGCAGAGCCGGCCTGGAAAAGTATTACGAGAGTGCCTTAAGGGGGGTGGACGGCGGGACACAAATAGAGGTTGACAGCAGGGGCCATCAGACGCGGGTCCTGGGCCTGAAAGAGCCGGCGAGCGGGCAGGACCTGCAGCTTACCATAGATTTTTCCATGCAGATCGCGTGCGATAAGCTGCTCGGGGACCGCAAGGGCGCGATAGTGGTAATGGATCCTCGTAACGGCGATATACTGGCTCTCGCAAGTCATCCTACTTTTGATCCGAATGTGTTCGTTGAACGCGGCACATCCGAAGAGAGGATGAAGCTTTTAAACGATAAGACAGGACGCCCGATGTCGAATAAGGCGATCTCAGGACTTTATCCTCCGGGCTCCGTCTTTAAGATCGTCACCTCAAGCGCAGCGCTCGAACAGAACAAGATAACGCGCTATACGAGGTTTTTTTGTCCCGGTTTTTATAAGCTGGGCCATTCGCAATTCAATTGCTGGAAAGACGGAGGGCACGGTTCACAGAATGTAGTGGAAGGCATAAAGAATTCCTGCAACGTATTTTTTTATAACACGGGAAGGGCCCTCGGTGTCGACCGGCTGGAATCATATACGAAACTTTTTGGCTACGGCAAACCTACCGGCATTGACCTGACGGACGAAGTCGGCGGGATAGCGCCGGGCAGAGAATGGAAGCTCTTCCACAAAAGAGGCATATGGTATGAAGGTGAGACGCTGAATTATGCTATCGGACAGGGTTATTTATCGGTAACCCCGATTCAGGTGTTGGAGATGGCCGCAGTCATGGCGAATAATGGGAATCTCGTACGGCCGCGCCTTGTAAGACGCGTAGGTTCGAGCGACCTGCCAAATCAGAAACCGAAAAGCATAGGGTTGAAAGACGAAACGGTTCAGGTTGTGAGGATGGGGTTATTTGAGGCTGTGAATAATGAGTCCGGTACCGCGAAGCGCGCCAAACTTGAGGGGGCGACAGTAGCTGGAAAGACGGGAACGGCTCAGAATCCCCAGGGCCGCACGCATGCGTGGTTTTGCGGGTTCGCGCCTTACAACGACCCGAAGGTATGCCTGGTCGTATTCCTGGAACATGGCGGCAAAGGAGGCCTTGAGCCTGCCGAGATAGCGCGCGGAATATTCGCGGAGGCTAAGCAGAGGGGCTATCTATGA
- the mreD gene encoding rod shape-determining protein MreD, which translates to MYKISRLQICFILALALILHLTVLDYIKISGVKPDLLLIIVIFFGLFLGRGTGLESGFAAGLFKDLFALDFFGINVFVFAITGYLAGLAGARFSRESKKTQILLVVLLTAFSMILHFMIVSIFSKWIYLSFSEYLAGSIIPTCIYTAIISIPVFSKLMKVYKVRGSEEYL; encoded by the coding sequence GTGTATAAAATAAGCAGGCTTCAGATATGCTTTATTCTGGCGCTGGCCCTTATCCTGCATCTGACGGTCCTGGACTATATTAAAATATCAGGAGTTAAACCGGACCTTCTTCTCATTATTGTAATATTTTTTGGGCTATTTCTGGGGCGGGGGACCGGATTGGAATCAGGCTTTGCGGCGGGTCTCTTTAAAGACTTATTCGCGCTGGATTTCTTCGGGATCAACGTTTTCGTCTTTGCCATTACCGGTTACCTCGCGGGCCTCGCTGGAGCCCGGTTCTCAAGAGAGTCTAAAAAAACACAGATCCTATTGGTGGTGCTTCTTACAGCGTTTTCCATGATACTTCACTTCATGATCGTATCTATATTCTCAAAATGGATCTACCTTAGCTTCAGCGAATATCTCGCCGGCTCTATTATACCGACATGCATATACACGGCCATCATCTCTATCCCTGTATTCTCTAAGCTGATGAAGGTTTATAAGGTCAGGGGCTCGGAGGAGTATCTATGA
- the mreC gene encoding rod shape-determining protein MreC has protein sequence MRERKNLLLKILAIIAITAFLVANSNTISSPIRAKLLDLSSMPLKALNAVYDASRKVIPFASLSEENRLLRDRIDLLNRRLEESKSLYVENQRLKDILDFKNTIPYAAIPSEVIGRDPTNWSNSLIIDKGAAHGIRQGKAVISMKGLVGRVLEVGRYSSRILLITDPNSKVGTVIQRNRQGGILVGRPDGRCKMIYIALDSDVAKGDKVITAGFGSVFPKGILIGDVVSVGKEPGRLYKYAIIRPAQDMTKLEEVLCIK, from the coding sequence GTGCGTGAGAGAAAGAATTTACTATTAAAGATCCTCGCAATTATCGCGATTACCGCGTTCCTCGTAGCAAATTCCAATACCATATCGAGCCCGATAAGAGCTAAGCTCCTGGATTTAAGTTCCATGCCGCTAAAGGCCCTTAACGCTGTCTACGATGCTTCCAGAAAAGTGATCCCATTTGCTTCCTTAAGCGAAGAGAACAGGTTATTGCGCGACAGGATCGATCTTCTCAACAGACGCCTCGAGGAGTCGAAATCTCTTTATGTGGAGAACCAGCGCCTCAAAGATATCCTGGACTTCAAAAACACGATACCATATGCAGCCATTCCGTCCGAAGTGATAGGCCGCGACCCGACCAATTGGTCGAATTCGCTTATAATCGATAAAGGCGCCGCTCATGGGATAAGGCAGGGCAAGGCCGTGATCTCTATGAAGGGGTTGGTGGGCAGGGTCCTCGAGGTGGGCAGGTATTCGAGCAGGATACTTCTGATCACGGATCCTAATTCAAAAGTCGGCACGGTGATACAGCGTAACCGCCAGGGCGGCATACTGGTGGGCAGGCCGGACGGAAGATGTAAAATGATCTACATAGCGCTCGACTCGGATGTAGCGAAGGGCGACAAGGTCATCACTGCGGGCTTCGGCAGCGTATTCCCGAAAGGCATACTTATAGGCGATGTGGTGAGCGTCGGCAAAGAGCCGGGGCGCCTTTATAAATATGCGATAATCCGTCCCGCGCAGGATATGACGAAGCTCGAAGAGGTCCTGTGTATAAAATAA
- a CDS encoding rod shape-determining protein has product MKVKPVWKAIVKVYDETLGLFANDMGIDLGTANTLVYLKNQGIVLCEPSVVAVQAGTSNVLAVGEEAKRMLGRTPGNIVAIRPMRHGVITDFEISEAMLRYFIKKVNKSRPLGRPRIVIAIPSGITEVERRAVKDSALHAGAREVFTIEEPMAAAIGVGLPTQEPSGNMIIDVGGGTTEMAVISLGGVVFSKSVRVGGDELDEAIINYIKKNYNLMIGERTAEDIKIKIGSVYPLEEELKMDVKGRDLVAGLPKTVSITSEEIREAMAEPIAQILEAVRITLERTPPEISSDLIDKGIVLAGGGSLLRGIDKLISEETGLPVHLAEDPMTAVALGTGKVLSEMKYLKMLTASPRIDR; this is encoded by the coding sequence ATGAAAGTAAAGCCGGTATGGAAGGCGATAGTTAAGGTTTACGATGAAACGTTGGGTCTATTCGCCAACGATATGGGGATAGATCTGGGAACGGCGAATACGCTTGTTTACCTGAAGAACCAGGGTATAGTTCTCTGCGAACCGTCGGTTGTCGCTGTCCAGGCTGGTACATCCAATGTCCTGGCCGTAGGAGAAGAGGCCAAACGGATGCTGGGAAGGACCCCCGGCAATATCGTGGCCATAAGGCCGATGAGGCACGGAGTTATCACTGACTTCGAGATCTCCGAGGCAATGTTAAGGTACTTCATCAAAAAAGTCAATAAATCCAGGCCGCTCGGCAGGCCGCGCATAGTTATAGCGATACCATCGGGCATAACCGAGGTCGAGAGGCGGGCCGTTAAAGATTCCGCGCTGCACGCGGGCGCTAGAGAAGTCTTCACCATCGAGGAACCTATGGCAGCCGCCATAGGAGTAGGATTGCCCACCCAGGAGCCTTCCGGAAATATGATCATAGATGTAGGAGGCGGTACTACGGAGATGGCGGTCATATCGCTGGGCGGAGTCGTATTCTCTAAGTCTGTCCGGGTCGGCGGTGATGAGCTGGACGAGGCTATTATAAATTATATAAAGAAAAACTATAATCTCATGATAGGCGAGAGGACCGCGGAAGATATAAAGATTAAGATCGGTTCCGTCTATCCTCTCGAGGAAGAACTGAAGATGGATGTAAAGGGCCGTGACCTGGTCGCGGGCCTGCCGAAGACAGTTTCGATCACAAGCGAAGAGATAAGAGAGGCGATGGCGGAGCCGATCGCCCAGATACTCGAGGCCGTCAGGATAACGCTTGAAAGGACCCCGCCTGAGATTTCGTCGGACCTGATCGATAAAGGTATAGTGCTGGCAGGCGGCGGATCGCTCCTGCGCGGTATCGACAAGCTTATCTCCGAAGAGACTGGCCTGCCTGTGCATCTGGCGGAAGACCCGATGACCGCGGTGGCCCTAGGAACAGGTAAAGTTCTGAGCGAGATGAAGTACCTTAAGATGCTTACCGCTTCCCCAAGGATTGACCGTTAG
- a CDS encoding phosphatase PAP2 family protein yields MLGAADIAIFQFINRTLANPVFDIVMPFFTRAGSGEFIFALAVLLAVFCKREKKLTGIFLLAGLTITYFAVEYLKNAAAIPRPFISLADARLLVPKSMGFSFPSGHATIAFMAATVMSGFFKKNRALWFTIAFLIAFSRIYVGMHYASDVIAGALIGIIAGYCIMKTADRSNAG; encoded by the coding sequence ATGCTAGGCGCCGCGGATATAGCCATATTTCAATTTATAAACAGAACTTTAGCCAACCCCGTCTTTGATATAGTGATGCCGTTTTTTACGAGAGCAGGTTCCGGAGAGTTTATATTCGCGCTTGCCGTTCTATTGGCTGTATTCTGTAAAAGAGAGAAGAAGCTGACCGGAATATTTTTACTGGCGGGCCTTACAATAACATATTTTGCCGTAGAGTATTTAAAGAATGCGGCAGCTATACCAAGGCCCTTTATCTCTCTTGCCGATGCGCGGCTTCTCGTCCCGAAGAGTATGGGATTTTCGTTCCCGTCAGGCCACGCCACGATAGCGTTTATGGCCGCAACCGTCATGTCTGGATTCTTTAAGAAAAACAGGGCTTTATGGTTTACGATAGCTTTTCTAATCGCGTTTTCCAGGATATATGTTGGTATGCATTATGCGTCCGATGTTATAGCCGGAGCGCTTATCGGCATAATAGCAGGATATTGTATTATGAAGACAGCCGATCGTTCAAACGCCGGTTAA